Proteins found in one Campylobacter sp. MG1 genomic segment:
- the dnaK gene encoding molecular chaperone DnaK has product MGKAIGIDLGTTNSCVAIYERGEKKVIPNKEGKNTTPSIVAFTDKGEVLVGDSAKRQAVANPEKTIYSIKRIMGLMMNEDNAKEAAKHLPYKIVDRNGACAIEIAGKTYTPQEISSKVLMKLKEDAESYLGTSVTDAVITVPAYFNDAQRKATKEAGQIAGLNVLRIINEPTAAALAYGLDKVSAEKIAVYDLGGGTFDVTILETGDGVVEVLATGGNAFLGGDDFDNKLIDFLATEFKNEQGIDLRNDKMALQRLKEAAENAKKELSSTNQTEVNLPFITADATGPKHLVKTITKAQFEGMIDSLVAETITKINEVISEAGISKNEIKEVVMVGGSTRVPLVQEEVKKVFGKELNKSVNPDEVVAMGAATQAGIIQGDVKDVLLLDVTPLSLGIETLGGVMSKIIEKGATIPTKKSQTFSTAEDNQSAVTINVLQGEREFSRDNKSLGNFNLEGIPAAPRGVPQIEVTFDIDANGILTVSALDKASGKAQNITITGSSGLSDEEIKNMINEAEKNKEADKLRREIVDAKNQAQSLVHQVQKSLNDLGDKVEPAIKQEIEGAINELNDVANNENATKAQIDEKMKKLSDASHKLAENLYKKDDSKDAKKSEKDDAVDAEVE; this is encoded by the coding sequence CAATTTATGAGCGTGGAGAAAAAAAAGTAATTCCAAATAAAGAAGGAAAAAACACAACTCCTTCAATAGTAGCATTTACAGATAAAGGCGAAGTTTTAGTAGGTGATAGTGCAAAACGCCAAGCAGTAGCAAACCCAGAAAAAACAATTTATTCAATTAAAAGAATTATGGGTCTTATGATGAATGAAGACAATGCTAAAGAAGCGGCAAAACATTTACCTTATAAAATAGTAGATAGAAATGGTGCTTGTGCGATAGAAATTGCAGGTAAAACTTACACTCCACAAGAAATTTCTTCAAAAGTTTTAATGAAACTTAAAGAAGATGCTGAAAGCTATTTAGGAACATCTGTAACTGATGCAGTAATTACCGTTCCAGCATACTTTAACGATGCACAAAGAAAAGCTACTAAAGAAGCAGGTCAAATCGCAGGATTAAATGTATTAAGAATTATAAACGAACCAACCGCAGCAGCTCTAGCTTATGGTCTTGATAAAGTAAGTGCTGAAAAAATTGCAGTATATGACCTAGGTGGTGGGACATTTGACGTTACAATCTTAGAAACTGGTGATGGTGTTGTAGAAGTTTTAGCAACTGGTGGTAATGCGTTTTTAGGTGGAGATGATTTTGATAATAAATTAATTGATTTCTTAGCAACTGAGTTTAAAAATGAGCAAGGAATTGATTTAAGAAATGACAAAATGGCGTTACAAAGATTAAAAGAAGCAGCAGAAAACGCTAAAAAAGAGCTTTCAAGCACAAATCAAACTGAAGTGAATTTACCATTCATTACAGCTGATGCAACAGGTCCAAAACACCTTGTAAAAACAATCACAAAAGCTCAATTTGAAGGAATGATTGACTCACTTGTGGCTGAAACTATCACAAAAATCAATGAAGTTATAAGTGAAGCAGGAATTAGCAAAAACGAGATTAAAGAAGTAGTAATGGTTGGAGGTTCAACTCGTGTGCCTTTAGTTCAAGAAGAAGTTAAAAAAGTATTTGGAAAAGAACTAAATAAAAGCGTAAATCCTGATGAAGTTGTTGCAATGGGTGCTGCTACTCAAGCAGGAATTATTCAAGGTGATGTAAAAGATGTGCTTTTACTTGATGTTACTCCACTTAGTCTTGGAATTGAAACTTTAGGCGGAGTTATGAGTAAAATCATAGAAAAAGGTGCAACAATTCCTACTAAAAAAAGCCAAACATTCTCAACTGCAGAAGATAATCAAAGTGCAGTTACTATTAATGTTTTACAAGGTGAGCGTGAGTTTAGCCGTGATAATAAATCTCTTGGTAATTTTAATCTTGAAGGTATCCCAGCAGCTCCAAGAGGTGTGCCGCAAATTGAAGTTACATTTGATATTGACGCAAATGGTATTTTAACGGTAAGTGCATTAGATAAAGCAAGTGGTAAAGCTCAAAATATTACAATCACAGGTTCAAGCGGATTAAGTGATGAAGAGATTAAAAATATGATAAACGAAGCTGAGAAAAACAAAGAAGCTGATAAATTAAGAAGAGAAATAGTAGATGCGAAAAATCAAGCTCAAAGCCTAGTTCATCAAGTTCAAAAAAGCCTAAATGATTTAGGAGATAAAGTAGAACCTGCGATTAAACAAGAGATTGAAGGTGCAATAAATGAGCTAAATGATGTAGCAAATAACGAAAATGCAACAAAAGCTCAAATAGATGAGAAAATGAAAAAACTAAGCGACGCAAGTCATAAATTAGCTGAAAATCTTTACAAAAAAGATGATAGTAAAGACGCTAAAAAAAGCGAAAAAGATGATGCAGTAGATGCAGAAGTAGAATAA
- the murC gene encoding UDP-N-acetylmuramate--L-alanine ligase — MKKIFFIGIGGIGLSALARFLNERGISVLGSDVYESELVKELRAEGIAVFIGHSASNLSNDIDLVVHSAVIRENNPEIKKAKELGIRVLSRKEALPLILENKMLFAVAGAHGKSTTSSILANILQSSFIIGAVDKRAGKNMVYKTSEKLVFEADESDSSFLNLNPALSIVTNAEPEHLEHYNHDLNAFYKAYTDFLKQSKIRVINAEDEFLATIDLDCERLVPSEDIKNLEFEVKDYLPFISFDLRDFGRFSVQGHSECIAIDTALAILAARCVGLSLSEIKQNLKDFCGIKKRFDVLYASKDFVIIDDYAHHPTEVRETKKGIFSYAKALNLDDTIAIWQPHKYTRLLDNLEGFKTCFEGFSKLFILPVYSANEDEIKIDLAKHFPNACFIDDIKRVNNSLKLFSNLGEITLDKGVVVGFNAGDLTYKLRGLK; from the coding sequence ATGAAAAAAATATTTTTTATCGGTATTGGTGGCATTGGTCTTAGTGCGTTGGCTAGATTTTTAAATGAGCGTGGAATTAGTGTTTTAGGAAGCGATGTTTATGAGAGTGAATTAGTAAAAGAATTAAGAGCAGAAGGAATTGCGGTTTTTATAGGTCATAGTGCATCAAATTTAAGCAATGATATTGATTTAGTAGTGCATTCAGCAGTAATTCGTGAAAACAATCCTGAAATAAAAAAAGCAAAAGAACTAGGTATAAGAGTTCTATCAAGAAAAGAAGCCTTGCCACTTATTTTAGAAAACAAAATGCTTTTTGCAGTTGCAGGTGCACACGGCAAAAGCACTACAAGTAGTATCCTAGCAAATATTTTGCAAAGCTCTTTTATAATCGGTGCAGTGGATAAAAGAGCTGGTAAAAATATGGTGTATAAAACTAGTGAAAAATTAGTTTTTGAAGCTGATGAGAGTGATAGTTCGTTTTTGAATTTAAATCCTGCTTTAAGTATAGTAACTAATGCTGAACCTGAACATTTAGAGCATTATAATCACGATTTAAACGCTTTTTATAAAGCTTATACAGACTTTTTAAAACAAAGCAAAATTAGAGTAATTAATGCTGAAGATGAGTTTTTAGCTACAATTGATTTAGATTGTGAAAGGCTAGTGCCTAGCGAAGATATTAAAAACTTAGAATTTGAAGTTAAGGATTATTTGCCTTTTATATCTTTTGATTTAAGAGATTTTGGTCGCTTTAGCGTGCAAGGTCATAGCGAATGTATAGCTATTGATACTGCTTTAGCAATACTTGCTGCTAGGTGTGTTGGACTAAGCCTAAGTGAGATTAAGCAAAATTTAAAAGATTTTTGTGGTATTAAAAAGCGTTTTGATGTTTTATATGCTAGTAAGGATTTTGTAATAATTGATGATTACGCTCATCATCCAACCGAAGTAAGAGAGACTAAAAAAGGCATATTTTCTTATGCAAAAGCACTAAATTTAGATGATACTATAGCGATTTGGCAACCGCATAAATACACAAGATTGCTTGATAATTTAGAAGGTTTTAAAACTTGTTTTGAAGGTTTTTCAAAGCTATTTATTTTGCCTGTTTATAGTGCTAATGAAGATGAAATTAAAATTGATTTAGCTAAGCATTTTCCTAATGCTTGTTTCATAGACGATATAAAAAGAGTTAATAATTCTTTAAAATTATTTAGTAATTTAGGAGAAATTACTTTAGATAAAGGCGTAGTGGTTGGATTTAACGCAGGTGATTTGACCTATAAATTAAGGGGCTTAAAATGA
- a CDS encoding DMT family transporter, with protein sequence MKGIILCALSGISFGLAFSIAPLTFNDGGSNPIILTFLRNFFALPFLLVMMFALKVSFKINKNQLFSLVLLGILGNALTALMLNVALFYVDVGIVMPLHFTYPLFVFLGMVIFYKEKINSKNILALFLAMVGVGCFFVSAIGGLSQISSGILKGLIIALASGITYAFYIIYMDKCGLKSENPFKISFYVSVFSGLSIFIYGSVVNELTFYNLTPKAWILSLLFALLCNVIALSFLQVGIKYIGANMAAIITTFEPLTGVIGGVIILGESVTVIKLCACFFILAGVLILSKK encoded by the coding sequence TTGAAAGGTATTATTTTATGTGCCCTGTCTGGCATTAGTTTTGGTTTAGCTTTTAGTATAGCACCATTAACATTTAATGATGGTGGTAGTAACCCTATAATATTAACTTTTTTACGCAATTTTTTTGCTTTACCTTTTTTGTTAGTAATGATGTTTGCATTAAAAGTTAGTTTTAAAATAAACAAAAATCAATTATTTTCATTAGTACTTTTAGGTATTTTAGGTAATGCTTTGACAGCACTTATGTTAAATGTCGCATTATTTTATGTAGATGTTGGTATAGTAATGCCTTTGCATTTTACATATCCATTATTTGTATTTTTAGGTATGGTTATTTTTTATAAAGAAAAAATTAATAGTAAAAATATTTTAGCTTTGTTTTTAGCAATGGTTGGAGTAGGGTGTTTTTTTGTAAGTGCAATAGGTGGTTTATCACAAATTTCTAGTGGTATTTTAAAGGGCTTAATTATTGCTTTAGCTTCAGGTATTACTTATGCTTTTTATATAATTTATATGGATAAGTGTGGTTTAAAAAGTGAAAATCCATTTAAAATTTCTTTTTATGTAAGTGTATTTTCTGGTTTATCTATTTTTATCTATGGTAGTGTTGTTAATGAGCTTACTTTTTATAATTTAACTCCTAAAGCTTGGATACTATCGTTGCTTTTTGCATTATTATGTAATGTTATAGCTTTATCATTTTTACAAGTAGGTATTAAGTATATAGGTGCAAATATGGCTGCAATTATTACTACATTTGAACCATTAACTGGTGTTATAGGTGGAGTAATTATTTTAGGAGAAAGTGTTACAGTTATAAAATTATGTGCTTGTTTTTTTATATTAGCTGGTGTTTTAATATTATCAAAAAAATAA